A part of Atribacterota bacterium genomic DNA contains:
- the lepA gene encoding translation elongation factor 4 has translation MHKVEHIRNFSIIAHIDHGKSTIADRILDLTETISQRERRDQVLDDMDLEREKGITIKSKAVRLLYNAENGHQYIFNLIDTPGHVDFSYEVSRSLAACEGALLIIDAAQGVQAQTIANIQMALENNLSIIIIINKIDLSTANPNKVKEEIKKIEGLKDSPVFLTSAKDGRGIKEVMEAIVKYIPYPRGVINNPLQALIFDSIYNSYQGSIVYLRIVNGEIKPGMKIQTMSNQKTYEVNEIGVFTPKRKKVSQLSVGEVGYLAAGFKDVSLTKVGDTITDANNPSEKRLPGYKKVSPVVFCSIYPVENEDYQNLKYALDKLSLNDSSISYIAENSPALGFGFRCGFLGLLHMEIIQERLEREYQIQLIATTPSVVYRVHLKNKQVVEINNPSSLPEVNNIDYVEEPFIKLTVVLPSQFLGGIMELVQDRRGVFQNLEYLDQDRARLIYNLPLNEIMLDFYDKVKSISKGYASIDYQISSYQTSPLTKVDILVNQEVVDNLSFISHKDKAHLRARKLVENLKTVIPRQMFDVPIQAKINQKIIARSTVRALKKDVLAKCYGGDITRKRKLLEKQKAGKKRMKKVGRVEIPQEAFMSVLKVD, from the coding sequence ATGCATAAAGTAGAACATATAAGAAATTTTTCTATTATTGCACATATAGATCATGGAAAGTCTACTATTGCAGATCGCATTTTAGATTTAACAGAAACTATCAGCCAAAGAGAAAGAAGAGACCAGGTTCTTGACGATATGGATCTGGAAAGGGAAAAGGGGATAACAATTAAATCAAAGGCAGTACGTTTGCTGTACAATGCTGAAAATGGACATCAATACATATTTAATTTAATTGATACTCCCGGTCATGTTGATTTTTCTTATGAAGTATCCCGGAGTTTAGCAGCTTGTGAAGGAGCACTTTTAATAATTGATGCTGCTCAGGGAGTGCAAGCACAGACCATTGCTAATATTCAAATGGCATTAGAAAATAATCTATCCATTATTATAATAATAAATAAAATAGACCTTTCCACAGCAAATCCCAATAAAGTAAAAGAAGAAATCAAGAAAATAGAAGGGTTAAAAGATAGCCCTGTATTTTTGACCAGTGCTAAAGATGGAAGGGGAATAAAAGAAGTAATGGAAGCTATTGTAAAATATATTCCTTATCCAAGAGGAGTCATCAATAATCCTTTGCAGGCTCTTATTTTTGATTCAATCTATAACTCATATCAAGGCTCAATTGTTTATTTAAGAATTGTAAATGGAGAAATAAAACCGGGAATGAAAATACAGACAATGTCTAATCAAAAAACCTATGAGGTTAACGAGATAGGAGTTTTTACTCCCAAAAGAAAAAAGGTTAGCCAATTATCCGTAGGAGAAGTTGGATATTTAGCAGCTGGGTTTAAGGATGTTAGTCTGACTAAAGTCGGAGATACTATAACTGATGCCAATAATCCTTCTGAAAAAAGATTGCCAGGTTATAAAAAAGTATCTCCTGTTGTTTTTTGCAGTATATATCCTGTTGAAAATGAGGATTATCAAAACCTAAAATATGCACTTGACAAATTAAGCCTTAATGACTCCTCGATCAGCTATATAGCAGAAAATTCTCCTGCACTGGGATTTGGGTTTAGATGTGGATTTTTGGGATTATTGCATATGGAGATAATCCAGGAACGATTAGAAAGAGAATATCAAATTCAACTAATTGCTACGACTCCAAGTGTAGTATATCGGGTTCATTTAAAGAACAAGCAGGTAGTTGAAATAAATAACCCTTCTTCGCTTCCAGAAGTTAATAATATTGATTATGTTGAGGAACCATTTATCAAATTAACAGTTGTGCTTCCCAGTCAATTCCTGGGAGGAATAATGGAACTAGTTCAAGATAGAAGAGGTGTTTTTCAGAACCTGGAATACCTTGACCAGGACAGAGCCCGCTTGATTTACAATTTGCCATTAAATGAGATTATGTTAGATTTTTATGATAAGGTAAAATCTATAAGCAAAGGGTATGCCAGTATTGATTATCAAATTAGTAGCTATCAGACATCACCATTAACAAAAGTTGATATATTAGTTAATCAGGAAGTTGTTGACAATCTTTCCTTTATTTCACATAAAGACAAAGCCCACCTTAGAGCTCGTAAATTAGTGGAAAATTTGAAAACAGTTATCCCGCGCCAAATGTTTGATGTGCCTATTCAGGCGAAGATTAATCAGAAAATTATTGCACGCTCAACCGTAAGGGCTTTAAAGAAAGATGTTTTGGCAAAATGCTATGGAGGAGATATTACAAGAAAAAGAAAATTGTTAGAGAAACAAAAAGCTGGTAAAAAAAGAATGAAAAAAGTGGGCAGAGTTGAAATACCCCAAGAAGCTTTTATGAGCGTTTTAAAGGTAGATTAA
- the hemW gene encoding radical SAM family heme chaperone HemW: protein MNISLYIHIPFCNSKCPYCDFYSIVPDDEALKENYLDALKREIIIYSQKYPQINIQSIYIGGGTPTVLKGQQIFEIIQTCFDKFNVNKEIEVTIESNPESFNYDKAQNIFESGINRISIGAQSFNNKLLESIGRIHDKHAIIKSYQIARDIGFNNINIDLMFGLPGQSVIQFMKTLEKANLLHPEHISIYSLSVEPKTIFSKLFKKGTLNIPSDDIVYEMYKNAITILQDNEYEQYEISNFSIQKKECFHNIRYWKNCPYLGVGASAVSYIEKNRYKNISDVNKYTYFLKHNILPVETKEVLPLKEEMSETVILNLRMMEGIAKQDFINRFNVPIESIFGKQLSYLKENKLIESNDSHYFLTERGIFISNTVFVEFLN, encoded by the coding sequence ATGAATATATCACTATATATACATATTCCATTTTGTAATTCAAAATGTCCTTATTGCGATTTTTATTCAATAGTTCCTGATGATGAGGCATTAAAGGAAAATTACCTTGATGCGTTAAAAAGGGAAATTATAATTTACAGTCAAAAATATCCTCAAATTAACATTCAATCTATATATATAGGTGGTGGAACTCCTACTGTTTTAAAAGGCCAACAAATTTTTGAAATTATACAAACATGTTTTGATAAATTCAATGTTAATAAGGAAATAGAAGTGACAATAGAAAGCAATCCGGAATCCTTCAACTATGATAAAGCACAAAATATTTTTGAATCAGGCATTAATAGAATCAGCATCGGAGCTCAGTCTTTTAACAATAAATTACTCGAAAGTATTGGACGAATACATGATAAGCATGCAATAATAAAAAGTTATCAAATCGCCAGAGATATTGGATTTAACAATATAAATATTGATTTAATGTTTGGGCTTCCCGGACAATCCGTAATACAATTTATGAAAACATTAGAGAAGGCTAATCTTCTACACCCGGAACATATTTCAATTTATTCACTATCTGTTGAGCCAAAAACAATATTTTCAAAATTATTTAAAAAGGGTACACTAAACATTCCTTCAGATGATATTGTTTACGAAATGTATAAAAACGCAATTACGATTCTTCAAGACAATGAATACGAACAATATGAAATTTCTAATTTTTCAATTCAAAAAAAGGAATGTTTTCATAACATCCGATACTGGAAAAATTGTCCATATTTAGGTGTTGGTGCATCAGCAGTTTCATATATTGAAAAAAATCGATATAAAAATATAAGTGATGTAAATAAATACACCTATTTTTTAAAACATAATATTTTGCCGGTTGAGACAAAAGAAGTCCTCCCATTAAAAGAAGAGATGAGTGAAACAGTAATTTTAAATTTAAGGATGATGGAAGGTATAGCAAAGCAGGATTTTATTAACAGGTTTAATGTTCCCATTGAAAGTATTTTTGGAAAACAATTATCTTATTTAAAAGAAAATAAATTAATAGAAAGCAATGATTCACACTATTTTTTAACTGAAAGGGGAATATTTATATCAAATACAGTTTTTGTAGAATTCCTGAACTAA